A region from the Streptomyces lydicus genome encodes:
- a CDS encoding YhgE/Pip domain-containing protein yields MRSPRLAALELKRFGRGKLPRLGLVALMLIPLLYGALYLCSFWDPYSRLDKIPVALVNDDKGATTGGKKITAGDDLSENLKDSKKFHWEDVSAADAAKGVENGTYYLSLTVPADFSKQIASSSGDTPQTGALKVRTNDANNYVVGSISKTVFSEVRAKTSATSARAMLDKIFISFSDLHDKTAEAADGAGKVDDGLGTAKDKTGELADGLGKLNQGAGKISKGATEAAAKARQLSQGAGQVADGTQTLAQKVHGIARKDLPYLRAHGKEIGEKAQIVADLSQKLDEALGKLPGDSAKAADQARKNADNAADLYHERCSGLLSTDSDCAKLKALADGSALAADAAEKVNDTVAHTDFGQLRTKVRELHEGAVRVAREAPGIADRADKAIGQIDQLNAGAHKVSQGAGLFADGIGSLADGAGKLHSGLGVAKDGADKLTGGLFKLKDGTNQLADGLHDGVAKIPDYNKKDRDTRTKVMADPVELAAKSMHKAPNYGTGLAPYFIPLSLWVGAMVAFMLLPALGKRALAAGAPGWRIALGSWLPAYAVGVVQVLALMAVLHWGLGLEMARSAGTVGFLLLATACFTAIIQLLGAFFGPAGRVLTLVVLMLQLTSAGGTYPVQTSPGFFAAIHPFLPMSYVVDGLRRLITGGDLAIVQQGCVVLVVFTVCALALTALTARSRQVVRMKDLHPELSL; encoded by the coding sequence ATGCGTTCGCCAAGACTGGCCGCGCTTGAGCTCAAGCGGTTCGGCAGGGGAAAGCTTCCCCGCCTGGGCCTGGTCGCCCTGATGCTGATCCCGCTGCTCTACGGGGCCCTGTACCTGTGCTCCTTCTGGGACCCCTACAGCCGCCTGGACAAGATCCCGGTGGCCCTCGTCAACGACGACAAGGGCGCCACCACCGGCGGCAAGAAGATCACCGCGGGCGACGACCTGTCCGAGAACCTCAAGGACAGCAAGAAGTTCCACTGGGAGGACGTCAGCGCCGCGGACGCCGCCAAGGGCGTCGAGAACGGCACGTACTACCTCTCGCTGACCGTCCCCGCGGACTTCAGCAAGCAGATCGCCTCCAGCTCCGGGGACACCCCGCAGACGGGCGCGCTCAAGGTCCGTACGAACGACGCCAACAACTACGTCGTCGGCTCGATCTCCAAGACGGTCTTCTCCGAGGTGCGCGCGAAGACCTCGGCCACCTCGGCGCGGGCCATGCTGGACAAGATCTTCATCTCGTTCTCCGATCTGCACGACAAGACCGCCGAGGCGGCGGACGGGGCCGGGAAGGTGGACGACGGGCTCGGCACCGCCAAGGACAAGACCGGTGAACTGGCCGACGGCCTGGGCAAGCTGAACCAGGGCGCGGGCAAGATCAGCAAGGGCGCCACGGAAGCGGCCGCGAAGGCCCGGCAGCTCAGCCAGGGCGCCGGCCAGGTCGCGGACGGCACCCAGACGCTCGCCCAGAAGGTCCACGGCATCGCCCGGAAGGACCTCCCCTACCTCAGGGCGCACGGCAAGGAGATCGGCGAGAAGGCACAGATCGTCGCCGACCTCAGCCAGAAGCTCGACGAGGCCCTCGGCAAGCTCCCCGGGGACTCCGCCAAGGCCGCCGACCAGGCACGGAAGAACGCCGACAACGCAGCGGACCTCTACCACGAGCGCTGCTCCGGCCTGCTCTCCACCGACTCCGACTGCGCCAAGCTCAAGGCGCTCGCGGACGGCAGCGCCCTCGCCGCCGATGCGGCGGAGAAGGTCAACGACACCGTTGCCCACACGGACTTCGGGCAGCTGCGCACCAAGGTGCGGGAGCTGCACGAGGGTGCCGTGCGGGTGGCCCGTGAGGCGCCGGGCATCGCGGACCGGGCGGACAAGGCGATCGGCCAGATCGACCAGCTCAACGCCGGTGCGCACAAGGTCTCCCAGGGTGCCGGACTGTTCGCCGACGGCATCGGCTCGCTCGCCGACGGCGCGGGCAAGCTCCACAGCGGCCTGGGTGTTGCCAAGGACGGTGCGGACAAGCTCACCGGCGGTCTCTTCAAGCTCAAGGACGGCACCAACCAGCTGGCCGACGGCCTGCACGACGGTGTCGCCAAGATCCCGGACTACAACAAGAAGGACCGCGACACCCGCACCAAGGTGATGGCCGACCCGGTCGAGCTGGCCGCCAAGTCGATGCACAAGGCGCCCAACTACGGCACCGGCCTGGCGCCGTACTTCATCCCGCTCTCCCTCTGGGTCGGCGCGATGGTCGCGTTCATGCTGCTCCCGGCACTGGGCAAGCGCGCACTGGCCGCGGGCGCCCCGGGCTGGCGGATCGCCCTCGGCTCCTGGCTGCCGGCCTACGCCGTCGGCGTGGTGCAGGTGCTGGCCTTGATGGCCGTCCTGCACTGGGGCCTCGGCCTGGAGATGGCCCGCTCGGCCGGCACCGTCGGCTTCCTGCTGCTGGCCACGGCCTGCTTCACCGCCATCATCCAGCTGCTGGGCGCGTTCTTCGGTCCGGCCGGCCGGGTGCTGACCCTGGTCGTGCTGATGCTCCAGCTGACCTCGGCGGGCGGCACCTACCCGGTGCAGACCAGCCCCGGGTTCTTCGCCGCCATCCACCCGTTCCTGCCGATGAGTTACGTGGTCGACGGCCTGCGCCGGCTGATCACCGGTGGTGACCTGGCCATCGTGCAGCAGGGCTGTGTGGTCCTGGTGGTCTTCACCGTCTGCGCGCTGGCGCTCACCGCCCTCACGGCACGCAGCCGGCAGGTCGTACGGATGAAGGACCTCCACCCGGAGCTCAGCCTGTGA